DNA sequence from the candidate division WOR-3 bacterium genome:
GTTTTTCGTAAATTTCTTTTAAGGGGATTTTTTTCTTTTCCGCTATTCTTTTCAAGTCTTCATATTCAAAGGCAAAATTCACTTCCTTTCCCCGCCACCGGCCAATCTTTAATCTCACTTTGCCGTATTCGGTCTTAATCTCTTTTATCTCCCTCTCCGCCTCATACCTTTCTATTGGATAGACTCTTACCCCTAAGGTCTTGGTTTGAGAAAAAATCTCATCAATCATCTCATCCCTCTTCTCTTCTTTTGTCATAACGGAAATCTTTATCCCGGGGCGGTTCTTTTTACAATAGATTGGTGTGAAATAAATATCCAAAGCCCCTTTCTTTAATAATCTCTCCATTAGATAGCCCAAGATCTCGGGTGAGGTGTTGTCAACATTGGTCTCAATTAGAAAGATTTGCTTCGGTTTCTCTTCCAATTTGCCAACGAT
Encoded proteins:
- a CDS encoding LarC family nickel insertion protein → KEIFSLLLKAEAKVHRKKTTHLHELGEYDTLLDIVGCLLALNLLEIREIYASFVPLGKIKAPVTLEILKGIPVYEKDIDFEITTPTGALLIKSLVKKFCPLPLMKIERIGYGTGTFDLKEPNLLRAIVGKLEEKPKQIFLIETNVDNTSPEILGYLMERLLKKGALDIYFTPIYCKKNRPGIKISVMTKEEKRDEMIDEIFSQTKTLGVRVYPIERYEAEREIKEIKTEYGKVRLKIGRWRGKEVNFAFEYEDLKRIAEKKKIPLKEIYEKLFPLTKKVYSQNSS